Genomic segment of Bacteroidia bacterium:
TGCATTTGAAATTACAGGAAAAATATTTTTTCTGTAATTTTTGTACTTGTCAATTATCGTTAAAGCATAATCAGGTAAAAGAACACTCGTGTAAGTATTTGTTTTTTGAGATATTACTTTTAAATAAAACTTACCATTTGATCTTTCTATATTATCCTTTGTAAGTTTAAATAAATCTGAAATACGTAGGGCAACAGTGCATCCAAAAACAAAAATGTCTTTAGTTCTTTGTAAATGTTCAGGTAAAGATTCTTCAAATTCTTTATTGTAAATTAAAAAATTTAATTGTTCAGGCGAAAGGGTTAAAATTTGAATTTCCTCAGTAAAAACATAAAACGATTTATGAAAATTGCCAATGTTTAGTTCAAGTTCATTATTCAAGTAATTAAAAAATGTACGTATTTTTTTAATGTTGCTTCCTACATAATTATCGTAACAATCACATTCATTATATAAATAATCAGTGAAACTATTGTAAAATTCCGTCCAATATTTTTTTTCTGCTACAAGTTCCCTTTTTTTTAATCTGGCTACTGAGCAAAATCGTAACTTAAACTGTTTTTTATCAGAAAAGTCAATTAATAGTTTTCTTAAATCTTTATATGGCTTTAAACTTGAACTTCTAATTCGTTTTCCGTTTTTTTGCAATCGCTTACCATTTGTTGAATATTTTAGGAATTGATCATATAGTTTAATGAAATCATATTCAGTAGTTTTGTTGATTTTAATATTATCTCTTTTGGATAGCATGACCTCTGTTAATTTAGAAAATTTTAACAAATGTAATAATCTTTATAAAGGAATATTAATAGTTATATTAACTCTTTGTCTTCACGAAAATTTTTCATACAATTGTAATAGAAAATAAAGTCAATCAGATATGTTGAAGTCTAAAATATATAACAGTAGGCTTAAAGCCTTTTCGTTAACGGAGCTACTTGTTGCTCTTGTTATTATGGGAATTTTAATCCTATTAGCTTTGCCTGAACTTATGCCTTTAATAACCAAAGCTAAAAGTACAGAAGCACAAGTTCAACTGAATCATTTATACACTCTAGAAAAAAGTTTTTTTTATCAAAATTCTAAATACACGCAAATCATTGATGAAATAGGTTTTGAACAATCAAAACTGGTAACAGAAAACGGAAAAGCAAATTATAAAATCGAAGTTGTGGAAGCCAGTACTAATAGTTTCAAAGCAGTGGCAACGGCTGTAGTTGATTTTGACGGTGATGGAGTTTTTAATGTGTGGGAAATAGACCAGAATCAAAACCTTAAAGAAACAACCAAAGACTAATGTTTTGGCTAATTCATATTTCATTGTTTACTTTACTTTTGATAACCGCTTATCAGGATTTTAAGTGGCGTGAAATTCATTGGATAATTATTCCATTTTTAGCAATATCGCTTATTTTTTATTCAATTCAGGAAAGTACTTTAATAGAGGTTTTAAACAATTCATTAATTAATTTAAGTATTGTGTTAATTCAATTTCTATTTGTTACAATTTGGTTTTCCATTAAATCCAAAAAACTGGTTAATATATTGAGACAACATATTGGGTTGGGCGATTGGCTCTTTTTTGTTTGCTTATGCCTTGCTTTTTCACCAATAAACTTTATTCTATTTTTAGTTTCTGCTTTTATTTTAAGTCTTTTAATTCATTTAATCACGTTGTTAATTTTAAAAACCACTGAAAAAACAGTGCCTCTGGCTGGCTTGGTTGCTACAATTTTATTAGGTGTTTTGATAATAGAATCTGTTTTTTATCCGGGCAAACTTCAAAATGATAGTTATATAACGAATTTATTAGGTTTTTACCATGTCTGAGATAGATCATATAACAATTAGTACTGATTTATTGCAGATGGTTTCAGCAGACCAGGCTTGGCATTATGGTATTTTGCCAAAAGCAGCTAACAACGGAAATATTGAATTTTATATTGATGTATTAAAATGTAATGAAACTATTAAGGATGATTTAGAAGTCCTTTTTGGCAAAATAATAACATTAGAAAAAACTCCCTCTCCTATTGTTCAGAAATCGTTAAGTCTTTATTACAGAAAAGGAAAAGGAAAAACCGGAGAAGAAACACTTTCAGTAAACGGTAGGTTAAGTGATGATTTTCTTTTTCGACTAATTTCTGAAGCAAATTCTATAAATAGCTCAGATATACATATTGAAACCTATGAAGAAAATTGTCGCATAAGATTGAGAATTGATGGAAAATTAGTAGAAAGATATGTTATTAAAAAAGATGAATACCCATCTTTAGTTAACAAAATAAAAATAAAATCAAACCTTGATATTGCTGAAAAAAGACTTCCACAGGATGGTAGAATTTTTTTTAATACAGGAAAAGATAAATTTGATATAAGAGTTTCAGTTTTACCTTCCTTATATGGCGAAAAAATTGTTTTAAGACTTTTAAGCAAAGATTCAACAAATGTTGATATTACATCGCTTGGTTTTAACGCTCAACAATTAGAGGATTATTACGAAGGAATTAAGAAACCTCATGGAATTATTCTTATTAGTGGCCCTACAGGTAGCGGAAAAACAACTACCTTATATGCAACTTTAAAAATTCTTAACAAAGAGAATGTAAATATTCTTACAATTGAAGATCCTATAGAATATACACTTGATGGAGTTAATCAGGTACAATTAAAAGAAAGCATAGGTTTGACTTTTGCAAGTGCATTAAGAACATTTTTGCGTCAAGACCCGGATATTATAATGTTAGGTGAAATACGTGATAATGAAACAGCACAAATGGCAATACGTGCAGCTTTAACGGGGCATCTTGTTTTGTCAACAATTCACACAAACTCTGCATGGGGAACTATTTCAAGGCTTATAGATATGGAAGTTCCTTCATTCCTTTTGGCTAATACTTTGAGTCTTTCTGTTGCTCAACGCCTTGTTAGAGTTTTATGTCCACACTGCAAAACACAAGTACCTTATGACAGTTCTTTGTTACCAAAGA
This window contains:
- a CDS encoding tyrosine-type recombinase/integrase, translating into MLSKRDNIKINKTTEYDFIKLYDQFLKYSTNGKRLQKNGKRIRSSSLKPYKDLRKLLIDFSDKKQFKLRFCSVARLKKRELVAEKKYWTEFYNSFTDYLYNECDCYDNYVGSNIKKIRTFFNYLNNELELNIGNFHKSFYVFTEEIQILTLSPEQLNFLIYNKEFEESLPEHLQRTKDIFVFGCTVALRISDLFKLTKDNIERSNGKFYLKVISQKTNTYTSVLLPDYALTIIDKYKNYRKNIFPVISNARLNLNIKSLFELTPWTDTFVKTRQRRGISIPVYKNKKTKEPYRFCDLITSHTMRRTAITTLLCLNMSEKAVRKISGHAPNSKEFYRYVELSQEYMDNETEKAFDLLKSKKSIEK
- a CDS encoding type II secretion system protein, whose protein sequence is MLKSKIYNSRLKAFSLTELLVALVIMGILILLALPELMPLITKAKSTEAQVQLNHLYTLEKSFFYQNSKYTQIIDEIGFEQSKLVTENGKANYKIEVVEASTNSFKAVATAVVDFDGDGVFNVWEIDQNQNLKETTKD
- a CDS encoding prepilin peptidase, which encodes MFWLIHISLFTLLLITAYQDFKWREIHWIIIPFLAISLIFYSIQESTLIEVLNNSLINLSIVLIQFLFVTIWFSIKSKKLVNILRQHIGLGDWLFFVCLCLAFSPINFILFLVSAFILSLLIHLITLLILKTTEKTVPLAGLVATILLGVLIIESVFYPGKLQNDSYITNLLGFYHV
- a CDS encoding type II/IV secretion system protein: MSEIDHITISTDLLQMVSADQAWHYGILPKAANNGNIEFYIDVLKCNETIKDDLEVLFGKIITLEKTPSPIVQKSLSLYYRKGKGKTGEETLSVNGRLSDDFLFRLISEANSINSSDIHIETYEENCRIRLRIDGKLVERYVIKKDEYPSLVNKIKIKSNLDIAEKRLPQDGRIFFNTGKDKFDIRVSVLPSLYGEKIVLRLLSKDSTNVDITSLGFNAQQLEDYYEGIKKPHGIILISGPTGSGKTTTLYATLKILNKENVNILTIEDPIEYTLDGVNQVQLKESIGLTFASALRTFLRQDPDIIMLGEIRDNETAQMAIRAALTGHLVLSTIHTNSAWGTISRLIDMEVPSFLLANTLSLSVAQRLVRVLCPHCKTQVPYDSSLLPKSFVLPRKLETLYTATGCEKCYYTGYRGRRAVYEVITMDYNLSERIKAGDMNVGSLLKEKGILRLSDSAFNLLEQGLTTAEEVYPILMTTI